Proteins from a genomic interval of Periophthalmus magnuspinnatus isolate fPerMag1 chromosome 11, fPerMag1.2.pri, whole genome shotgun sequence:
- the hsd17b8 gene encoding estradiol 17-beta-dehydrogenase 8, whose protein sequence is MASSSRLISRLALVTGGGSGIGRAVCQRFASEGATVIVADLNQDAAVETVDALQRGQKGLEHMAGQIDVSSKDSVKKLITRIQTCYFQPPSVCVNAAGITQDDFLLSLEEEHFDKVIQVNLKGTFLVTQAVAQALVACGAPKGSIINMGSIVGKVGNIGQANYSASKAGVEGLTRTAAKELSKFGIRCNCVLPGFITTPMTDKVPDKVINKLLTLVPLGRMGEPAEVADVCAFLASDDSRYITGTSIEVTGGLFIG, encoded by the exons atggcGTCCTCCTCGAGGCTCATATCAAGGTTGGCGCTCGTCACAG GTGGAGGCAGTGGGATTGGGCGAGCCGTGTGCCAGCGTTTTGCCTCGGAGGGCGCAACTGTCATAGtggcagatctaaaccaagatgCTGCAGTGGAAACTGTGGATGCCCTGCAGAGGGGGCAGAAGGGGCTGGAGCACATGGCAGGGCAGATAGACGTCTCATCAAAGGACAGTGTCAAGAAACTAATCACTCGAATCCAG ACTTGTTATTTCCAGCCTCCGTCCGTGTGTGTGAACGCAGCAGGCATTACTCAGGACGACTTTCTGCTCAGCCTAGAAGAAGAGCACTTTGACAAAGTGATCCAGGTTAACCTGAAG GGCACGTTCTTGGTGACTCAGGCTGTGGCTCAGGCCCTAGTGGCCTGTGGAGCTCCTAAAGGATCCATCATCAATATGGGCAGCATTGTGGGAAAG GTGGGAAATATTGGACAAGCAAATTATTCTGCCTCGAAAGCTGGAGTCGAAGGTTTAACCAGGACAGCAGCCAAAGAACTCAGCAA atTTGGGATAAGATGTAATTGTGTTCTACCTGGGTTTATTACAACTCCAATGACAGATAAAGTTCCTGATAAGGTTATAAACAAG TTGTTAACATTGGTGCCTTTGGGAAGAATGGGTGAGCCTGCAG AGGTCGCTGATGTATGTGCCTTTTTAGCTTCAGATGACTCCAGATACATCACAGGGACAAGCATTGAagtcacag GTGGACTGTTTATTGGATGA
- the brd2a gene encoding bromodomain-containing protein 2a, whose amino-acid sequence MDMALNPPQDSSLLGLEVGLMGVTTMEQSSGAAGKRIRKPSLLYEGFESPGLPALSQLTPSGPPQPPIKDPNRQGRMTNQLQFLQKVLLKSLWRHHFAWPFHEPVDAVKLSLPDYHKIIKTPMDMGTIKKRLENNYYRSASECMQDFNTMFTNCYIYNKPTDDIVLMAQSLEKAFLQQVAKMPQEEVELAPPTPRNKPSKGGRKGRGAAVSGGITTAHQVPAVSQSAYSPPTPDTPDSVLSTPPQTLLTKLLPPEQSAPTITGLPPTQPTAKKKGVKRKADTTTPTTVAMPLMSSLGVGAMGLGLTGHESPHTLASLGMAMDPATALSMGMGMGMTMTHAGVMMGTKAASGGRRGVSGRPIKPPKKDLPDSMIAAPVRRSKLGPQLRYCSGVLKELLSKKHAAYAWPFYKPVDAATLGLHDYHDIIKQPMDLSTIKRKMDSREYRDAQQFSADVRLMFSNCYKYNPPDHDVVTMARKLQDVFEFCFAKMPDEPPAPQSSSSSSSSSSSSSESELSSESEESDSSPSSDSEEERANRLAELQEQLKAVHEQLTALSQGPIIKPKKKKEKKDKKKKKKGDKEKHRRLEDEIVTIKPAKAPKLTKTPKNKSSKSLNSAPGKKSASKKTSKSKSKKTAPMVFNVPPSAHEPFIGHYDSDEEEDTAPMSYDEKRQLSLDINKLPGEKLGRVVYIIQSREPSLRDTNPEEIEIDFETLKPSTLRELERYVMTCLRKKPRKPYASKNSAGKSREELALEKQLELERRLMDVSGQLNSGKKPVKAKPDKPAADAHTQPSRLSASSSSSDSSSSSSSSSSSDTSESDSG is encoded by the exons ATGGATATGGCTCTTAACCCGCCCCAAGACAG CTCCCTCCTCGGGCTTGAGGTTGGCTTAATGGGAGTCACAACGATGGAGCAGAGTTCTGGCGCAGCTGGGAAGCGAATCAGGAAACCTTCTCTGCTTTACGAGGGCTTTGAGAGTCCTGGGCTCCCTGCTCTTAGCCAGCTGACACCCTCTGGACCCCCTCAGCCCCCAATCAAAGACCCCAATCGACAGGGAAGGATGACCAACCAGCTCCAGTTTCTACAGAAAGTGCTTCTGAAGTCGCTATGGAGACATCATTTTGCCTGGCCTTTTCATGAACCAGTTGATGCTGTCAAGCTCAGCCTACCT GACTatcataaaataattaaaacaccaATGGACATGGGTACCATAAAGAAAAGACTGGAGAATAATTACTACCGCAGTGCAAGTGAATGTATGCAAGACTTCAATACCATGTTTACCAATTGCTACATATATAACAAG CCCACAGACGATATTGTGCTCATGGCTCAGTCTCTGGAAAAGGCGTTTCTACAACAGGTGGCAAAGATGCCCCAAGAGGAAGTGGAGCTGGCTCCTCCCACCCCCAGGAACAAACCGAGCAAAGGCGGCAGAAAAGGTCGCGGTGCAGCAG TGTCTGGTGGAATAACTACAGCTCATCAGGTCCCAGCTGTGTCCCAGTCTGCCTACTCTCCGCCAACTCCAGACACTCCAGACTCTGTCCTGTCCACGCCTCCACAGACCCTCCTCACCAAACTCCTTCCCCCAGAACAGAGTGCTCCTACAATCACCGGCCTGCCCCCCACACAGCCCACCGCAAAA AAAAAAGGTGTGAAGCGGAAAGCAGACACAACCACTCCCACCACAGTTGCGATGCCCCTCATGAGCTCCCTGGGCGTTGGTGCCATGGGGCTGGGACTCACTGGACATGAATCCCCCCACACTCTTGCCTCTCTGGGCATGGCCATGGACCCCGCCACCGCCCTCAGCATGGGCATGGGGATGGGCATGACGATGACGCACGCCGGGGTCATGATGGGCACTAAGGCGGCTTCCGGGGGGCGCAGGGGGGTGAGCGGGCGACCCATAAAACCCCCAAAGAAGGACTTACCAGATTCAATGATAGCTGCTCCTGTACGTCGCAGTAAACTCGGACCCCAGCTGAGGTATTGTAGCGGGGTCTTGAAGGAGCTGCTGTCAAAGAAACATGCGGCGTACGCTTGGCCGTTCTACAAACCAGTTGATGCGGCAACGCTCGGGCTCCACGACTaccatgacatcatcaaacaACCGATGGACCTCAGTACCATCAAG AGGAAAATGGACAGTCGAGAGTACAGAGACGCACAGCAGTTCTCCGCTGACGTCAGACTGATGTTTTCAAACTGTTACAAGTACAACCCCCCTGACCACGATGTCGTCACCATGGCACGAAAACTACAG GACGTGTTTGAGTTCTGTTTTGCGAAAATGCCCGATGAACCTCCGGCCCCTCAGAGTTCTTCGTCCTcttcgtcctcttcctcctcttcatcggaGAGCGAGCTGAGCAGCGAGAGCGAGGAGAGTGACAGCAGCCCCTCGTCTGActcggaggaggagagagcaaatAGACTGGCAGAGCTGCAGGAACAG TTGAAAGCCGTTCACGAACAGCTCACTGCACTCTCTCAAGGCCCGATTATTAAAcccaagaagaagaaagagaagaaagacaagaagaagaagaaaaaggggGATAAAGAGAAACATCGCCGACTAGAGGACGAGATTGTGACCATCAAACCGGCCAAAGCGCCAAAACTCACCAAAACCCCGAAGAACAAGAGCAGCAAAAGCCTAAACTCTGCTCCGGGAAAGAAGTCTGCCAGCAAGAAAACCAGCAAAAGCAA ATCCAAGAAGACTGCGCCCATGGTTTTCAATGTCCCGCCCTCGGCCCACGAACCATTTATTGGCCACTACGACTCTGACGAAGAGGAGGACACCGCGCCAATGTCGTATGACGAGAAGAGGCAGTTGAGTCTGGACATAAATAAACTGCCCGGAGAGAAGCTCGGACGCGTCGTTTATATCATCCAATCACGCGAGCCCTCACTGCGAGACACAAACCCAGAGGAGATAGAGATCGACTTTGAAACGCTAAAACCATCAACGCTGCGAGAACTGGAGAGATACGTCATGACCTGTCTGAGGAAGAAGCCACGGAAGCCATATG CGAGTAAAAACAGTGCGGGGAAAAGCAGAGAGGAGCTGGCTCTGGAAAAGCAGCTGGAGCTGGAGCGCCGCCTCATGGACGTCAGCGGACAACTCAACTCTGGGAAGAAGCCCGTCAAAGCCAAAC cggACAAACCGGCggcagacgcacacacacagccctCTCGCCTcagcgcctcctcctcttcctcagactcttcttcctcctcttcatcctcctcctcatcagacACAAGTGAGTCGGACTCGGGCTGA